The following coding sequences are from one Carcharodon carcharias isolate sCarCar2 chromosome 13, sCarCar2.pri, whole genome shotgun sequence window:
- the lepa gene encoding leptin a — MRRFALPAWTVLWILVPLCSGRPAVTERLIRDTRLLAQTVISRVQELNNQFKPSPSLVISGLDLIPEPLKENNLENLGTVEEALGCFIESLSTLQIDNTMQIQTDVKNLKVLVRSLATSYGCSISKCEKAHHLKKFLRKNSAFVFTIKHVVLDRLQKYLSRLLRTLDNPRSCRAS; from the exons ATGAGGAGATTCGCCTTGCCCGCCTGGACCGTTCTGTGGATCCTGGTCCCACTCTGCTCGGGACGTCCCGCTGTCACTGAGAGACTCATCCGTGACACCCGCCTCCTGGCCCAGACCGTCATCAGCCGCGTTCAGGAGCTCAACAACCAG ttcaaGCCATCCCCAAGCCTCGTCATCAGTGGACTTGACCTGATTCCGGAACCACTCAAAGAGAATAACCTGGAGAACCTGGGCACAGTGGAGGAGGCACTGGGCTGCTTTATTGAGAGTCTGTCCACTCTCCAGATAGATAACACTATGCAGATCCAAACTGATGTGAAGAACCTCAAAGTCCTAGTTAGGTCTTTAGCCACTTCATATGGCTGCTCCATCTCTAAGTGTGAGAAGGCACATCACCTGAAGAAGTTTCTCCGGAAGAACTCTGCTTTCGTTTTCACCATAAAGCATGTGGTTCTGGATAGGCTCCAAAAATACCTCAGTAGGCTGCTCAGGACTTTGGACAACCCCAGGAGCTGCAGGGCGTCTTAA